A window of the Trichoderma asperellum chromosome 4, complete sequence genome harbors these coding sequences:
- a CDS encoding uncharacterized protein (SECRETED:SignalP(1-35)~BUSCO:EOG092D0LTY~TransMembrane:2 (n18-30c35/36o593-610i1205-1224o)) — translation MLRRPPGQGRWSSQHQKLLLAFAIILIPWIQLVDAQQQPLQPQIRIHSQRDDSPLDSRSEDATNNQWYAAQVDDVHAEARFDTINRKQKQPRQQPQQPTPLPQQHQRARRAPYDYVNKAPNRSQQPNQESDKSKYIKVPSDASALATLAPAQSVRAPHTSRHLWPSSSASGLASPQNARSLEDWEVEDFVLLATVDGDLYASDRKTGRQLWHLEVDQPVVETKHYRTNNSVLDDDYSPVDHYIWAVEPSRDGGLYVWIPDAGAGLIRTGFTMKRLVEELAPYAGDEPPVVYTGDKKTTMVTLDVATGRVLKWFGSGGSLVNEGESCLRPNAFGDPDNEECSSMGTITLGRTEYTVGIQRRDGRPIATLKYAEWGPNTFDSDLYQQYHASLDSRYITSQHDGKVYAFDQSRSDNRLPLFSHKFSSPVARVFDVCRPWDAVAGTNPELVVLPQPPMPSQDETVAKMRSNSIFLNQTESGSWYALSGRAYPLIVDAPVAQISQPDWWDTAPAFDTINRSKISKAMVGTHFLDSLRSDGYQHQHLTLPPGILDDFSDDVENGSNNAHAVTPAVPQEPTIITKAKAFQQSATNSVIEFVSNPVLIILFVGSLIYNEKKLRRAYHRFRTEGSLKDIYPFLTLDPGAGDESGDEKDAAFSSSSSTTPLAKLEDQRVEEVTKPKLDSTAGDEDRDKDRDRDSSESLEPGQKTDEKVVDGAKQTDDAPDTQAQDSANGAAPEKKKKAHRGRRGGVKHKKNRPREGSPSRDDDGGLSTVDEAVSNAKKLGDRPSLEPDFRTIYNDMQAVTGSIISIGNIEVDTDIELGMGSNGTVVFAGRFDGRDVAVKRMTIQFYDIATRETRLLRESDDHPNVIRYYSQEMRGDFLYIALERCAASLADVIEKPNHFRNLANAGQKDLPGVLYQITNGITHLHSLRIVHRDLKPQNILVNLDKDGRPRLLVSDFGLCKKLDGTQSSFGATTGRAAGTTGWRAPELLLDDDGQNPAAQDGSTHSGSGTILVGDPTLLNGRRATRAIDIFSLGLVFFYVLTNGSHPFDCGDRYMREVNIRKGNYNLDPLDSLGDFSYEAKDLIASMLQADPKLRPTSVEVMAHPFFWSPKKRLAFLCDVSDSLEKEIRDPPSDALMELERHAPDVIRGDFLKLLTREFVDSLGKQRKYTGSKLLDLLRALRNKRNHYEDMSDSLKRSVGSLPDGYLVYWTVRFPMLLLTCWNVVYNLHWETSDRFREYYEPAGL, via the exons ATGCTTCGACGACCTCCGGGCCAAGGACGATGGTCCTCGCAGCATCAGAAGCTCTTGCTAGCTTTTGCTATCATCCTCATCCCATGGATTCAGCTTGTCgacgctcagcagcagcccctaCAGCCTCAAATCCGAATCCATTCGCAAAGAGACGACAGTCCTCTTGACTCACGATCCGAAGACGCCACCAACAACCAGTGGTACGCCGCACAAGTCGACGATGTGCACGCTGAGGCGAGGTTCGATACCATAaacagaaaacaaaaacaaccacgtcaacagccacagcaaccgacgcctctgccgcagcagcatcaacgcgCTCGACGTGCCCCGTACGATTACGTCAACAAGGCGCCAAATCGATCCCAACAACCAAACCAAGAATCCGATAAATCAAAATACATTAAAGTCCCTAGCGATGCGAGCGCCCTCGCAACTTTAGCTCCGGCTCAGTCCGTTCGAGCACCACACACTTCACGACATCTCTGGCCTAGCAGTAGCGCTTCTGGGCTGGCATCGCCGCAAAATGCGCGGAGTCTGGAGGACTGGGAAGTTGAAGACTTTGTTCTTCTGGCGACCGTCGATGGAGACCTCTATGCCAGCGACCGAAAAACCGGCCGGCAACTGTGGCATCTTGAGGTCGATCAGCCAGTGGTAGAAACAAAACACTACCGAACAAACAACTCCGTCCTCGACGACGATTACAGCCCCGTAGATCATTACATATGGGCTGTTGAGCCCAGCCGCGATGGAGGGCTTTATGTATGGATTCCAGATGCCGGTGCCGGCCTCATTCGAACTGGATTTACCATGAAGCGGCTTGTAGAAGAGCTTGCCCCGTATGCGGGCGATGAGCCACCGGTCGTGTATACAGGAGACAAGAAAACGACCATGGTTACGCTGGATGTGGCTACCGGACGTGTGCTTAAGTGGTTTGGTTCCGGCGGGTCCCTTGTCAATGAAGGCGAAAGCTGCCTCCGACCCAATGCCTTTGGTGATCCAGACAACGAAGAGTGCAGCTCCATGGGTACCATCACCCTGGGAAGAACAGAGTATACTGTGGGAATCCAAAGACGAGATGGCCGCCCAATTGCAACTCTTAAATATGCAGAATGGGGACCAAACACCTTTGACAGCGACCTCTACCAGCAGTATCATGCGTCGCTCGATAGCCGCTACATAACCAGCCAGCACGATGGCAAGGTTTATGCTTTCGATCAGTCCCGGTCGGATAACCGTTTGCCCCTCTTTAGCCACAAATTCTCCTCTCCGGTGGCACGGGTTTTTGATGTTTGTCGTCCATGGGACGCTGTCGCGGGCACCAACCCTGAGCTTGTTGTTCTTCCCCAACCGCCAATGCCATCACAGGATGAAACTGTTGCCAAAATGCgaagcaacagcatcttcctcAATCAAACCGAAAGTGGTAGCTGGTATGCATTGTCTGGCCGGGCCTATCCTCTCATTGTCGACGCGCCGGTGGCTCAGATATCGCAACCTGACTGGTGGGATACGGCTCCAGCATTTGATACGATCAATCGTTCGAAAATTTCCAAAGCGATGGTGGGCACCCACTTCTTGGACTCATTGCGGAGTGATGGCTACCAACATCAGCATCTGACACTCCCTCCTGGAATTCTCGACGATTTTTCCGATGACGTGGAGAATGGCTCGAATAACGCTCACGCGGTAACACCTGCTGTTCCCCAAGAGCCTACCATCATAACAAAAGCCAAAGCCTTTCAACAAAGTGCCACGAATAGCGTCATAGAGTTTGTCAGCAACCCTGTGCTGATTATTCTTTTCGTGGGTTCGTTGATATACAACGAAAAGAAGCTCCGACGAGCATATCACCGATTTAGGACCGAAGGCAGTCTCAAAGACATATATCCATTCCTTACCCTAGATCCTGGTGCTGGAGACGAATCAGGCGATGAAAAAGATGCAGcattttcctcctcctcttctacCACTCCACTCGCTAAACTTGAAGACCAAAGAGTGGAAGAGGTAACTAAACCAAAATTAGACTCCacagctggcgatgaagataGAGACAAAGACAGAGATAGAGATTCTTCCGAGTCCTTAGAGCCCGGTCAGAAGACAGACGAGAAGGTGGTCGATGGGGCTAAGCAAACAGATGATGCTCCAGACACACAGGCGCAAGACTCTGCCAATGGCGCCGCtcctgagaagaagaagaaagcccaTAGAGGTCGTCGAGGTGGTGTCAAGCACAAAAAGAATCGCCCTCGTGAGGGTTCACCATCacgagatgatgatggaggacTTAGTACGGTGGATGAGGCCGTTAGCAATGCTAAAAAGCTGGGCGATCGGCCCAGCCTCGAGCCTGACTTCCGAACGATCTATAACGACATGCAAGCTGTCACAGGCTCTATCATTAGCATCGGCAACATCGAAGTGGACACAGATATAGAACTTGGCATGGGCAGCAACGGCACCGTTGTCTTTGCTGGTAGATTTGATGGCAGAGATGTTGCTGTCAAGAGAATGACTATCCAATTCTACGACATTGCTACGCGGGAGACTCGGTTGTTGCGTGAGAGTGACGATCACCCCAATG TTATCCGATATTACTCACAGGAAATGCGAGGAGATTTCCTGTATATTGCATTAGAACGCTGCGCCGCCTCACTTGCAGATGTGATTGAGAAGCCAAATCACTTCCGTAACTTGGCCAATGCTGGACAAAAAGATTTGCCTGGCGTCCTGTACCAGATCACCAACGGCATTACTCATCTACACTCCCTGCGCATTGTCCATCGCGATCTGAAGCCTCAGAATATCTTGGTCAACTTGGACAAGGACGGCAGACCGAGACTACTAGTCTCTGACTTTGGCCTGTGCAAGAAACTGGACGGTACTCAATCTTCGTTTGGAGCAACGACAGGCCGAGCAGCTGGGACGACTGGATGGCGTGCCcccgagcttcttctcgatGACGACGGGCAGAATCCCGCGGCTCAGGATGGAAGCACACATAGTGGCTCAGGCACCATTCTCGTTGGGGATCCTACGCTCCTAAATGGTCGACGCGCTACGAGAGCCATTGATATCTTCTCCCTGGGACTCGTCTTCTTCTACGTGCTCACAAACGGCTCACATCCGTTTGATTGCGGCGATAGATATATGCGTGAGGTCAACATTCGCAAGGGCAATTACAATCTCGATCCCTTGGATTCGCTCGGCGACTTTTCATACGAAGCCAAGGATCTAATTGCGTCCATGTTGCAAGCAGACCCCAAGTTACGGCCTACGTCTGTGGAGGTCATGGCTCACCCGTTCTTCTGGTCCCCAAAGAAGCGTCTGGCTTTCCTCTGCGATGTATCAGACTCGCTCGAGAAGGAAATTAGGGATCCTCCTTCGGATGCGCTGATGGAGTTGGAGAGACATGCTCCAGATGTCATTAGAGGAGACTTTTTGAAGCTTCTGACTCGGGAGTTTGTCGACTCCCTGGGCAAGCAGCGCAAGTACACAGGATCGAAACTACTCGATCTGCTGCGTGCCCTGAGAAACAAGCGCAATCACTATGAGGACATGTCGGATTCGTTGAAGCGGAGTGTGGGTTCCTTGCCGGATGGATATCTGGTGTACTGGACGGTGAGGTTcccgatgctgctgcttacGTGCTGGAACGTGGTGTATAACTTGCACTGGGAGACGTCGGATCGGTTTAGAGAGTACTATGAGCCTGCTGGACTGTAA
- a CDS encoding uncharacterized protein (BUSCO:EOG092D1BBT), translating into MTAPEGAAQNTSRGDGSSRGRGRGGGGGSRGGGGGGAKRGGRGSGNRGQGRGQKGTQDAAAATLAGSAEAAPSGAGKENKAMAATRPEVDDGDDDAEVCFICANPVAHHSIAPCNHKTCHICGLRMRALYKVKDCAHCRTPASYVIFTDDAEKRFEDYTDKDFTTTDTNIGIKYTNEDIVGDTVLLLRYNCPDESCDFAGLGWADLHRHVKSAHHKRMCDLCTRNKKVFTHEHELFGDKELEKHMRHGDDKPGAADQTGFKGHPLCGFCGQRFYDDDKLFEHCRMKHERCFLCDRRDSRQPHYFLNYEELEKHFKKDHFLCSDRGCLEKKFVVFESELDMQAHNLAEHAGKHVGRDARLVDISAFDIRQSYQPERRGGQREGRAQGRARGNRGRDPNEDSILPTVSSTVPLRRDELAFQRQMAIASAPSGSNRTFRGQLSTPTPSTAPVTPTLAPTPAQASSARNATATPPSRPRSVGPGAGPAAATNAIEALSLTDSASLSPEERARLVRHGSVIERAANLLGNDAHKMAAFRSHISTYRQDGFTAPQLIEAFFALFSDASSNALATLVRELADLFEDKSKADNLRKAWQDWRAINEDYPSLPGLGGMQGATSSSSGWASAAAANTRFTVVAPSQRNSNRVLKLKNSTRLGGPTPTASRGPPGWVAASSSSSSSKAPSASAFPSLPTPSSSSSSRVSAAASAPSWTASSSSSSQSRGRGPAPPNTRAEDAFPALPAAPKPQTTIFGYGGGRGVRRDFGQRESDFQWGASSAAPAVSSSAAEEADDVEAGGKGKKGKKGKKQILVQWG; encoded by the exons ATGACAGCCCCGGAGGGAGCAGCTCAAAACACCAGCCGAGGCGACGGCAGCTCTAGAGGACGAGgccgtggcggcggcggtggaagtagaggaggcggcggcggaggggCCAAGCGAGGAGGACGAGGCAGCGGCAATCGAGGACAGGGACGCGGCCAGAAGGGAAcacaagatgctgctgctgcgacatTGGCCGGGTCAGCAGAGGCTGCGCCGTCTGGAGCCGGCAAAGAGAACAAGGCCATGGCGGCCACCCGGCCAGAggtcgacgacggcgacgacgacgccgaAGTCTGCTTCATCTGCGCCAACCCGGTTGCCCACCACTCGATCGCGCCGTGCAACCACAAGACATGCCACATCTGCGGCCTGCGCATGAGGGCCTTGTACAAGGTCAAGGATTGTGCCCACTGCCGA ACGCCAGCATCCTATGTCATCTTCACCGACGATGCCGAGAAGCGATTCGAAGACTACACCGACAAGGacttcaccaccaccgacACCAACATCGGCATCAAGTACACAAACGAGGACATTGTTGGCGACACCGTCCTCCTGCTGAGATACAACTGTCCCGACGAGTCCTGCGACTTTGCCGGCCTGGGCTGGGCCGACCTCCACCGGCACGTCAAGTCGGCGCACCACAAGCGCATGTGCGATCTCTGCACTCGTAACAAGAAGGTCTTCACCCACGAGCATGAGCTCTTCGGCGataaggagctggagaagcacaTGCGCCACGGCGACGACAAGCCCGGCGCTGCTGACCAGACGGGTTTCAAGGGCCACCCGCTCTGCGGCTTCTGCGGCCAGCGCTTCTATGACGACGACAAGCTGTTTGAGCACTGCCGCATGAAGCACGAGCGATGCTTCCTCTGCGACAGACGAGATTCGAGACAGCCCCACTACTTCCTCAACtatgaagagctggagaagcactTCAAGAAGGACCACTTCCTGTGCTCTGACCGCGGAtgcttggagaagaagtttGTCGTCTTCGAGTCCGAGCTGGACATGCAGGCTCACAACCTCGCCGAGCATGCCGGTAAACATGTGGGCAGAGATGCCAGGCTTGTCGACATCTCTGCTTTTGATATTCGTCAATCGTATCAGCCGGAAAGACGCGGCGGCCAGCGAGAAGGACGTGCCCAGGGACGGGCAAGAGGCAACAGAGGAAGAGACCCCAACGAGGATAGCATTCTGCCAACTGTGAGTTCGACTGTGCCTCTGCGGAGAGACGAACTGGCGTTTCAGCGACAAATGGCCATTGCCTCGGCGCCTTCGGGTTCAAACCGGACATTCCGAGGCCAGCTGTCGACTCCAACTCCCTCTACCGCGCCAGTAACTCCCACGCTCGCACCCACACCAGCTCAAGCATCGTCAGCCAGAAATGCTACGGCAACACCCCCTTCAAGGCCCCGAAGCGTTGGACCAGGCGCCGGCCCCGCTGCCGCGACCAACGCCATCGAGGCCCTCAGCCTTACCGACTCAGCCAGCCTTTCGCCCGAAGAACGAGCTCGCCTAGTTCGCCACGGTAGCGTCATCGAGCGGGCTGCGAACCTCCTGGGCAACGATGCGCACAAGATGGCAGCCTTCCGTAGCCACATCTCAACATACCGCCAGGACGGTTTCACAGCTCCTCAGCTCATCGAGGCCTTCTTTGCCCTGTTCTCGGATGCATCATCAAACGCCCTCGCAACTCTCGTGAGAGAGCTGGCAGATCTTTTTGAGGACAAGAGCAAGGCTGATAACCTCAGAAAGGCCTGGCAAGACTGGCGGGCCATCAACGAGGACTACCCCAGCTTACCGGGCCTTGGTGGCATGCAGGGAGCAACCTCAAGCTCCAGCGGATGGGCGAGTGCCGCGGCTGCCAACACGAGATTCACCGTTGTTGCGCCTTCGCAACGAAACTCGAACAGAGTCTTGAAACTTAAGAACAGTACTCGACTCGGCGGCCCAACGCCCACCGCTTCACGAGGGCCCCCCGGCTGGGTGGCAgcgtcttcctcatcctcctcgtccaaGGCCCCCTCAGCATCAGCCTTCCCTTCTCTGCCAACAccgtcttcatcctcatcatcccgCGTATCTGCGGCCGCCTCCGCACCCTCATGGAccgcctcttcttcatcatcctcccaGTCTCGCGGCCGAGGCCCAGCACCGCCAAACACCCGCGCAGAAGACGCTTTCCCTGCGCTTCCCGCAGCTCCGAAACCTCAAACGACCATCTTTGGCTACGGTGGAGGTCGCGGCGTGAGACGCGACTTTGGCCAGCGGGAGTCAGACTTCCAATGGggggcttcttctgctgctcctgcgGTGTCGTCGTCTGCGGCTGAGGAAGCGGACGATGTTGAGGCGGGAGGAAAGGGCAAGAAGGGTAAGAAGGGTAAGAAGCAGATTCTGGTTCAGTGGGGATAA
- a CDS encoding uncharacterized protein (EggNog:ENOG41~TransMembrane:1 (o20-38i)), protein MDTLRELSVGRLLETFASHPLTALGAAVLFLSMVYTLMPSSRRNVPSFNSPRPEKQSKDALKIDPLNDLDWKAVEPTKYRPFKPIYHITMALKADTPSELITVDTDYFDRVSLRRQIITQHGALVHGCLPAGVEAVNELYQFLLKDYLPTRFPTMFQLRDQGLRFENLVTGQTFPTAVPEDPAAALRTLAETVEEDMFLLIGEPEGHRAVAFQCCFPSGFDPSSKVGKLLKEIHSPVPSYDKIGPSMERFFGKIEVGNNVKRTNWGIQTDGNLFHYERHDGPTSDAPLAAEAETDMSQTYARIELQTLSRLPKTRAVLFSFKTYLYSLRQLREEGLGPQVADAIEGLKTGNAPGMWNYKGAPQWGEPVCRYLRS, encoded by the exons ATGGACACGCTTCGGGAGTTGTCTGTTGGCAGACTATTGGAGACATTCGCGTCTCACCCGCTTACGGCGCTGGGAGCTGCTGTGCTCTTTCTGAGTATGGTATACACGCTT ATGCCGTCGAGCCGTCGCAATGTCCCCTCATTCAACTCTCCACGGCCCGAAAAGCAATCCAAGGATGCTCTGAAAATCGACCCATTGAATGACCTGGACTGGAAGGCCGTTGAGCCCACGAAATACCGACCATTCAAGCCCATTTACCACATCACCATGG CACTGAAAGCAGACACCCCTTCGGAGCTCATCACCGTCGACACAGACTACTTTGACAGAGTCTCGCTGCGGCGCCAGATCATCACCCAGCATGGTGCCTTGGTCCACGGCTGTCTTCCCGCCGGTGTCGAAGCCGTCAACGAGCTCTACCAATTCCTGCTCAAGGACTATCTCCCAACTCGCTTCCCAACCATGTTCCAGCTCCGGGATCAGGGCCTTCGGTTCGAGAATCTTGTGACCGGCCAGACGTTCCCCACGGCTGTGCCCGAAGATCCAGCTGCGGCACTGCGGACCCTCGCCGAGACAGTCGAGGAAGACATGTTTCTGCTGATTGGCGAGCCAGAGGGGCACCGTGCAGTGGCATTTCAGTGCTGTTTTCCGTCAGGATTTGATCCATCGTCAAAGGTGGGCAAGTTGCTGAAGGAGATTCACTCGCCGGTGCCTTCGTACGACAAGATTGGACCAAGCATGGAGAGGTTCTTTGGCAAGATTGAGGTGGGCAACAATGTAAAGCGAACAAAC TGGGGCATACAAACAGATGGCAACTTGTTTCATTACGAACGGCACGATGGACCAACCAGCGATGCTCCATTggcagctgaagcagagaCGGACATGAGCCAG ACTTATGCTCGCATCGAGCTCCAGACGCTCAGCCGGCTGCCCAAGACTCGGGCcgttctcttctccttcaagaCGTACCTCTATTCGCTGCGGCAGCTCCGAGAGGAAGGGCTGGGCCCGCAGGTGGCAGATGCCATTGAGGGCCTCAAGACCGGCAACGCGCCGGGCATGTGGAATTACAAGGGCGCACCGCAGTGGGGAGAGCCGGTTTGCAGGTACCTGAGGTCATGA
- a CDS encoding uncharacterized protein (EggNog:ENOG41~TransMembrane:1 (o12-31i)) produces MLIRRCHSPVSHRSLTVVIIVITVFLLTLLAKKEHSKGTRQYELPFGLGIAISAQDGFHSVKSCPSDLDYLRRKEYGLTRNVVFRKRCFRGVYSNESSPRESVADVDRPLLGSRADILDLDDECNSVSSSSSLDQARSCDPITFPISAPYPMANFSNVIFGVATTLSRLQDSVPQISHWMSGTGALFLAIVVDESVTDDSLTSLESLYDSHDINLTAIRPWNCSFNVNEQHFAIIRDLHDYSSQETQWAAIIDDDTFFPSPYSITQLLASHDPSLPTYIGGLSESQGAVDYFGVMAYGGAGVFMSMPLIRQLDSHVDECLAASLTREGDGLLSGCIYNHTQTQLTVVPGLYQLDMRGDLSGFYESGVFPLSLHHWKSWHQAPVDKMAKIADFCGECFLQRWRFNGDTILANGYSISIYEGGIAKPDLDLIEGTWEAAREYESTMGKMRDRVDDGKKKSYRLIDAEEVDGSLRQVFLRHGSSDLDKDGELEAMDEVVELWWEWPQDDEY; encoded by the coding sequence ATGCTTATCAGACGCTGCCATTCGCCAGTCTCACACAGGAGCCTTACGGTCGTCATCATTGTGATTACGGTATTTCTTCTTACTCTGCTTGCTAAGAAAGAACATAGCAAGGGAACAAGGCAATACGAGCTGCCTTTTGGCCTGGGTATTGCAATCTCAGCACAGGACGGTTTCCATTCAGTCAAATCATGTCCCTCAGATCTGGATTATTTGAGACGCAAGGAGTACGGGTTGACTCGCAATGTCGTCTTTCGAAAACGGTGTTTTCGTGGCGTATATAGCAATGAGAGTAGCCCGCGTGAGTCTGTCGCCGATGTCGACAGGCCATTGTTAGGATCGAGAGCAGACATCCTGGATCTCGATGACGAATGTAATAGTGTTTCATCTTCTAGTTCATTAGACCAGGCCAGATCTTGTGACCCTATTACGTTTCCGATATCAGCGCCATACCCAATGGCTAATTTCTCGAATGTCATCTTTGGTGTGGCGACGACACTCTCTCGTTTGCAAGACTCGGTTCCTCAGATTTCTCACTGGATGTCAGGGACTGGTGCTTTGTTTCTGGCCATTGTCGTTGACGAATCGGTTACCGACGATAGTCTTACTTCGTTAGAATCACTCTATGACAGTCACGATATCAACCTAACAGCCATTCGACCATGGAACTGCTCATTTAATGTCAACGAGCAGCATTTTGCCATCATTCGGGACCTACATGATTATTCAAGCCAAGAGACGCAATGGGCAGCTATCATTGACGACGACACATTCTTTCCCTCGCCGTATTCAATCACGCAGCTCCTAGCATCACACGATCCGTCTCTGCCAACCTACATCGGCGGCCTTTCCGAAAGCCAGGGGGCAGTAGACTACTTTGGCGTCATGGCTTATGGAGGCGCCGGGGTCTTCATGAGCATGCCGCTCATACGACAGCTGGACTCCCATGTCGACGAATGCTTAGCCGCGAGCCTCACCAGAGAAGGAGACGGTCTGTTAAGTGGTTGCATATACAACCACACACAGACGCAATTAACCGTCGTCCCCGGACTCTACCAACTCGACATGAGAGGCGACCTCAGCGGCTTTTACGAATCTGGCGTCTTCCCGCTCAGCCTCCACCACTGGAAGTCATGGCACCAGGCCCCCGTCGACAAGATGGCCAAGATTGCCGATTTCTGCGGCGAGTGTTTCTTACAGCGGTGGAGGTTCAACGGTGATACCATCCTAGCCAACGGATACAGCATTAGCATCTACGAGGGCGGCATAGCCAAGCCCGACTTGGATCTCATCGAAGGCACATGGGAGGCAGCGAGGGAATACGAGAGCACAATGGGCAAGATGAGGGACAGGGTGGACGAcggcaagaaaaagagctaCCGGCTTATCGACGCTGAGGAGGTGGATGGGAGTTTACGGCAAGTGTTTTTGCGTCATGGGTCTTCCGATTTGGATAAGGATGGCGAGTTGGAGGCAATGGACGAGGTCGTGGAACTTTGGTGGGAGTGGCCGCAAGACGACGAGTATTGA
- a CDS encoding uncharacterized protein (EggNog:ENOG41~TransMembrane:1 (o523-541i)): MSQDQAPQDISSREYDLVIAKKRRFRAAKACYPCRRRKVKCNFGQPCDSCTIRGHPDLCNYTLAPDVIHSLKANNVSNPGSSAASEGEPVATGTANDMSQGLYVNPIAPYNAKVHLGPESLPSLLTMYQSLSSHQQLQGRSSPSIAAFGPSTNPQTIFELLCLQDSGALIPFANLWKPEDGPEIIYKALPEDEHIKSYVQYFQTSLFRILPFTINFVQFEAALSRFLNAKRNNPITALQNPPPDCRLTWFGLLFSILSCSAQLRSDQESELLKAGVFACCSFQCLRLNNFISFPDIHTIQALILLVNFLQNQANAGASWSILGLTIRLAQTLGLHCSPDPDNVAIDQKGEATVKYYIWRSLIWQDTLVSLWYGRPSCITVLEDISIESPPQKSSRQYPFTHSCNHLFITANKISQATSKARFSKRQLSLLEIRDFKKVVDQIVARSAPHLQHAAVCRTRDDSIQHHFFREFVDSVVLCLYRPVMLSYGNAYSKELTDTHLERCRSVLRTYLELLRLDCPIRRSWVFVHITLSCALTLALAANTREDVSDKTFLHEFLVTFSQANIFANVPSYQNALRLLRQSLSASELI, encoded by the exons ATGTCCCAAGACCAGGCGCCGCAGGATATTTCTAGCCGTGAGTATGACTTGGTGATTGCCAAGAAGCGAAGATTTCGAGCAGCAAAGGCCTGTTATCCGTGTCGGCGACGAAAGGTCAAATGCAACTTCGGTCAGCCTTGTGACAGCTGCACCATCCGTGGACACCCGGATCTTTGCAATTATACTCTAGCTCCGGATGTGATTCACTCgcttaaagctaataatgtCTCTAATCCGGGCTCATCTGCTGCGAGTGAAGGCGAACCTGTAGCCACTGGTACTGCAAATGACATGTCCCAAGGATTATATGTGAATCCGATTGCCCCGTACAATGCCAAGGTTCATCTAGGCCCAGAGTCTCTTCCCAGTCTTCTCACGATGTACCAGAGTCTCAGCTCTCATCAACAGCTTCAGGGCCGGAGCAGCCCATCGATAGCTGCGTTTGGGCCCTCAACAAATCCGCAAACCATATTCgagcttctttgtcttcaGGATTCGGGTGCTCTAATACCGTTTGCAAACCTGTGGAAACCGGAAGACGGTCCTGAAATTATATACAAAGCTTTACCTGAAGACGAACATATAAAGAG TTATGTTCAGTACTTCCAGACATCGCTATTTCGTATTTTGCCTTTTACTATCAATTTCGTTCAATTTGAAGCTGCACTGTCTCGTTTTCTGAATGCAAAGAGAAATAATCCTATTACAGCTTTGCAAAACCCACCACCTGACTGCAGGTTAACTTGGTTCGGACTGTTATTCAGTATTCTCTCGTGTAGCGCGCAGCTTCGTTCCGACCAAGAATCTGAGCTGCTCAAAGCTGGCGTTTTTG CATGCTGCTCATTCCAGTGCTTGCGACTGAATAACTTCATCTCTTTTCCTGATATCCATACTATCCAGGCCCTCATACTGCTTGTCAACTTCTTGCAGAATCAGGCGAATGCTGGAGCGTCTTGGTCAATTTTAG GTCTGACGATACGACTTGCGCAAACACTCGGCCTTCACTGCTCTCCAGACCCCGACAATGTTGCCATTGATCAAAAAGGTGAGGCGACCGTAAAATACTATATCTG GCGATCATTAATATGGCAAGACACGCTGGTCTCTCTTTGGTACGGGCGGCCGTCCTGTATTACGGTTCTGGAAGATATCTCAATCGAATCACCGCCACAAAAATCATCTCGGCAGTATCCTTTCACCCACAGCTGCAATCACCTATTCATAACGGCCAATAAAATTAGCCAAGCTACCAGCAAGGCTAGATTCTCAAAACGACAGCTCTCCCTTCTTGAGATACGTGATTTCAAGAAGGTAGTTGACCAAATTGTCGCGCGATCAGCCCCTCACCTTCAGCATGCCGCAGTATGCAGAACCCGTGACGATTCTATCCAACATCACTTCTTCCGCGAATTCGTGGACTCGGTAGTGCTCTGTCTCTACCGCCCAGTGATGCTCTCGTATGGGAATGCATACAGCAAAGAGCTCACAGACACCCATCTGGAGCGCTGTCGCTCTGTTCTTCGCACGTATCTGGAACTGCTCAGGCTCGATTGTCCAATTCGGAGATCGTGGGTTTTTGTTCATATCACGCTTAGCTGTGCTTTGACGCTCGCGTTGGCCGCAAACACTCGAGAAGATGTCTCCGATAAGACCTTTCTACACGAGTTTCTGGTGACTTTTTCTCAAGCAAACATCTTTGCAAATGTGCCTTCATATCAAAATGCACTAAGGCTACTTCGACAGTCTTTAAGTGCAAGCGAACTTATTTAA